One Chryseobacterium indoltheticum DNA segment encodes these proteins:
- a CDS encoding RagB/SusD family nutrient uptake outer membrane protein produces MKNKRFIYKGIAVLLLTGISFGAVSCNDSNLEDVKNTGTFDTENFFKNEEQSFAGLVATYDLLRKYSGGFENSVTFFNAASDDCYSGGGSSTDGAGIQGIANYSINPIIVPASYWRDYYQGIARANLLLERIPNATMNDNTRNTFIAEAKTLRSLYYFELVRMFGNIPLILKPVKYSDDYYNIPQAAKADVYNQIETDLLDAINNLPTTQSQKGRITQGTARAILGKIYLYDKKYSQAAAQFEMVNGAPGGTSQYGYKLVSNYADLFKVGTVTDNVDPYKFSSESILEVMSTNKGNSDWSFWGTGKDEGNSICVMVGIRSYKVLDTSPVVNDAPSVYSGWSFNPITESLFNFMQGDPRLNASILNVKQLVQQGKVSYSPAYKDTGYFLNKYMPKTTDVTNLPGASELNFRQNYIAIRLADTYLMEAEALGGSGSRAQALLDAVRARVGLASVPVSMQAIKDERRRELAGEGHRWFDLVRWGDAPTVLGSRGFTAGKNEILPIPFNELPNTVLKQNPGY; encoded by the coding sequence ATGAAAAATAAAAGATTTATATATAAAGGAATTGCTGTTCTATTATTAACAGGAATTAGTTTTGGAGCAGTTTCTTGTAATGACAGTAATTTAGAGGATGTAAAGAATACAGGTACATTTGATACCGAAAATTTTTTCAAAAATGAAGAGCAATCTTTCGCAGGATTAGTTGCTACTTATGATCTTCTAAGAAAATATTCAGGAGGTTTTGAAAATTCAGTTACATTTTTTAATGCAGCTTCTGATGATTGTTATTCGGGCGGAGGAAGTTCTACTGATGGAGCAGGTATCCAAGGTATTGCTAATTACAGTATCAATCCAATTATAGTGCCTGCAAGTTATTGGAGAGACTATTATCAGGGGATTGCAAGAGCGAATCTTTTGCTGGAGAGAATTCCCAATGCTACCATGAATGATAATACAAGAAATACGTTTATTGCAGAAGCTAAAACATTAAGATCACTTTATTATTTTGAATTGGTGAGAATGTTTGGTAACATCCCTTTAATTTTAAAGCCTGTAAAATATAGTGATGATTATTATAATATACCTCAAGCTGCTAAAGCCGATGTATATAATCAAATTGAAACAGATTTATTAGACGCTATAAATAATCTTCCTACGACACAGTCTCAAAAAGGAAGAATTACACAGGGAACTGCTCGCGCTATTTTAGGAAAAATTTATTTATATGATAAAAAATATAGTCAGGCTGCAGCTCAGTTCGAAATGGTAAATGGTGCTCCGGGAGGAACTAGTCAGTATGGGTACAAATTAGTTTCTAACTATGCTGATTTATTCAAAGTGGGTACTGTTACCGATAATGTAGATCCTTATAAATTTAGCTCAGAATCTATTTTAGAAGTTATGTCTACTAACAAAGGAAATTCAGATTGGTCATTTTGGGGAACTGGTAAAGATGAAGGAAATTCTATTTGTGTAATGGTTGGTATCAGATCATACAAAGTTTTAGATACTTCTCCTGTTGTTAATGATGCGCCAAGTGTTTACTCTGGATGGTCATTTAATCCAATCACAGAAAGTTTATTCAATTTTATGCAGGGAGATCCGAGACTAAATGCTTCTATTTTAAATGTTAAACAGCTAGTTCAACAAGGAAAGGTTTCTTATTCTCCAGCTTACAAAGACACTGGATATTTCTTGAATAAATATATGCCTAAAACAACAGATGTAACGAATCTACCGGGAGCCTCAGAATTGAATTTCCGTCAAAATTATATTGCGATTAGATTAGCAGACACTTATCTGATGGAAGCTGAAGCATTGGGCGGTTCAGGATCAAGAGCTCAGGCACTGTTAGATGCTGTTAGAGCAAGAGTCGGACTTGCTTCAGTTCCTGTATCTATGCAAGCAATAAAAGATGAAAGAAGAAGAGAGTTAGCAGGTGAAGGTCACAGATGGTTCGATTTAGTAAGATGGGGTGATGCTCCTACCGTACTGGGCTCCAGAGGATTTACAGCAGGTAAAAATGAGATTCTTCCAATTCCTTTTAACGAACTACCGAATACGGTACTAAAACAAAACCCTGGATACTAA
- a CDS encoding glycoside hydrolase family 30 protein — protein sequence MKLRNSYSFFLKSTALLFSGVVLLPLSSCKSVANTDQKVQIWMTKGDESVKLQQQNALTFANTSNNFQNIEIDDTQKFQYIDGFGYTLTGGSVEVINRLSPSKRKALLNELFGNDKKSISISYLRLSIGASDLDGEVFSYNDVPEGQTDPSLSKFSLARDKDLISMLKEILAINPKIKIIAAPWSPPVWMKDNGKSIGGSLKTEYYDVYAKYFVKYIQGMQKEGITIDAVTPQNEPLHPGNNPSLLMVSDQQKDFIKQSLGPIFKSNNIKTKIVVYDHNCNKPEYAINILNDSEANQYIDGSAFHLYEGDISALSTVHDAHPDKNLYFTEQWTGSKGIFSEDLNWHTRNVVIGSMRNWSKIALEWNLANDTQYKPHTPGGCTECQGAITVLDSENFTRNVAYYIIAHASKFVPANSQRIASTQTENLATVAFKTPEGKTVLIVQNNNKSDESFNIKYNQKTAPVTITGSSVATYIF from the coding sequence ATGAAATTACGAAATTCATATAGTTTCTTTTTAAAAAGTACTGCACTGCTATTTAGCGGTGTGGTACTTTTGCCTTTATCTTCGTGTAAATCTGTAGCAAATACAGATCAAAAAGTTCAAATCTGGATGACGAAAGGTGATGAAAGCGTAAAATTACAGCAGCAAAATGCATTAACTTTTGCAAATACTTCTAATAACTTTCAGAATATTGAAATTGACGACACTCAGAAGTTTCAATATATTGATGGTTTTGGGTATACATTAACCGGCGGAAGTGTTGAAGTAATCAATCGTCTTTCACCTTCAAAAAGAAAAGCGCTTTTAAACGAACTTTTTGGGAATGATAAGAAGTCAATTTCAATAAGTTATTTAAGATTGAGCATTGGTGCATCCGATTTGGATGGTGAAGTTTTTTCTTATAATGATGTACCGGAAGGTCAAACAGATCCTTCTCTTTCTAAATTCAGTTTAGCAAGAGACAAAGACTTGATTTCTATGCTAAAAGAAATTTTAGCAATCAATCCTAAAATCAAAATCATTGCAGCACCTTGGTCGCCTCCGGTTTGGATGAAAGATAATGGTAAATCGATTGGTGGAAGTTTAAAAACTGAATATTATGATGTTTACGCAAAATATTTCGTGAAATATATTCAGGGAATGCAGAAAGAAGGAATTACAATTGATGCCGTCACTCCCCAAAACGAGCCTTTACATCCCGGAAATAATCCAAGCTTACTGATGGTTTCAGATCAGCAGAAAGATTTTATTAAGCAAAGTTTAGGTCCTATTTTTAAATCAAATAATATTAAAACCAAAATCGTTGTTTACGATCACAATTGCAATAAACCTGAATATGCCATTAATATTTTAAATGATTCGGAAGCCAATCAATATATCGACGGTTCGGCTTTTCATTTGTATGAAGGTGATATTTCTGCTTTAAGTACTGTTCACGATGCGCATCCAGATAAAAACCTTTATTTTACAGAACAATGGACAGGTTCAAAAGGTATTTTCAGTGAAGATCTAAACTGGCACACCAGAAATGTTGTCATCGGATCGATGAGAAACTGGAGTAAAATTGCTTTAGAATGGAATTTAGCGAATGATACTCAATACAAACCGCATACACCGGGAGGATGTACAGAATGTCAAGGAGCAATTACGGTCTTAGATAGTGAAAATTTCACAAGAAATGTTGCGTATTATATTATTGCTCATGCTTCAAAATTTGTTCCGGCAAATTCTCAGAGAATAGCTTCTACACAAACGGAAAACTTGGCTACGGTTGCTTTTAAAACTCCGGAAGGTAAAACGGTTTTGATTGTTCAGAACAATAATAAATCAGATGAAAGTTTCAATATAAAATATAATCAGAAAACAGCTCCCGTTACAATTACCGGAAGTTCTGTGGCAACCTATATTTTTTAA